One part of the Entelurus aequoreus isolate RoL-2023_Sb linkage group LG05, RoL_Eaeq_v1.1, whole genome shotgun sequence genome encodes these proteins:
- the LOC133650443 gene encoding ADP/ATP translocase 2: MNETAVSFAKDFLAGGISAAISKTAVAPIERVKLLLQVQHASKQITADKQYKGIMDCVVRIPKEQGFLSFWRGNLANVIRYFPTQALNFAFKDKYKKVFLDGVDKHTQFWRYFAGNLASGGAAGATSLCFVYPLDFARTRLAADVGKPGAGREFNGLGDCLKKIFKSDGLRGLYQGFNVSVQGIIIYRAAYFGIYDTAKGMLPDPKNTHILVSWMIAQSVTAVAGLTSYPFDTVRRRMMMQSGRKGADIMYTGTIDCWRKIARDEGGKAFFKGAWSNVLRGMGGAFVLVLYDELKKVM; this comes from the exons ATGAATGAGACAGCTGTGTCTTTCGCCAAGGACTTCTTGGCCGGCGGCATCTCCGCTGCCATTTCCAAGACAGCCGTCGCTCCCATCGAGAGAGTCAAGCTTCTGCTTcag GTGCAACATGCCAGCAAGCAAATCACAGCAGACAAGCAGTATAAGGGAATTATGGACTGTGTCGTCCGTATCCCCAAGGAGCAGGGCTTCCTTTCCTTCTGGAGAGGTAACCTTGCCAATGTCATCAGGTATTTCCCCACCCAGGCCCTCAACTTTGCCTTCAAGGACAAGTACAAGAAGGTCTTCCTTGATGGCGTCGACAAGCACACCCAGTTCTGGAGGTACTTCGCCGGCAACTTGGCGTCCGGCGGTGCCGCCGGTGCCACCTCCCTATGCTTCGTGTACCCCCTCGACTTTGCCCGTACTCGTCTGGCCGCCGATGTAGGAAAGCCGGGAGCGGGGAGAGAGTTCAACGGTCTCGGAGACTGCCTGAAGAAGATCTTCAAGTCGGATGGTCTGCGGGGGTTGTATCAGGGCTTCAACGTGTCTGTGCAGGGCATCATCATCTACAGGGCGGCTTACTTTGGCATCTATGACACAGCTAAGG GTATGCTCCCCGACCCTAAGAACACTCACATTTTGGTGAGCTGGATGATCGCCCAGAGTGTGACGGCTGTTGCCGGCCTCACCTCCTACCCCTTCGACACTGTCCGTAGGCGTATGATGATGCAGTCCGGACGCAAAGGAG CTGACATCATGTACACCGGAACCATCGACTGCTGGCGCAAGATCGCCCGCGACGAGGGCGGCAAGGCTTTCTTCAAGGGTGCGTGGTCCAACGTGCTGCGCGGCATGGGCGGCGCCTTCGTGCTGGTGTTGTACGATGAGCTGAAGAAGGTCATGTAG